The Halomonas sp. 'Soap Lake #6' genomic sequence GGTTATGGCCACCACCACAGGTGACGGCATATTTTTGCGCAAGGCGCATGCCCGGCAGTGTTTTACGGGTGTCGAGTAAGCGAACGCTTGTGCCTTCGATTAAATCAACGTAACGGCGTGTTGCCGTTGCCGTTGCAGAAAGCGTTTGCAGCACGTTAAGCGCCGCACGTTCGCCGGTTAACAGACTGCGGGCGGGGCCTTCAAGCTCTAAAAAACATTGGTCCGCATCGAGCAGATCGCCATCGGCTGCCTGCCAACGTAGGGTGACTCGGTTATCCAGGCGGCGAAATATTTCATCCACCCAGGCAACGCCGCATAACACCGCTGCTTCACGGGTAATAACCTTAGCCGTGGCCCACTGGTTTTCGGGAATTAGCTGCGCGGTAATATCCCCAGGGCCAACGTCTTCGGCCAGCAGATGTGCGGCGCTGGAGCGGATCTCTTCGGCAAGTGCGGTTTGATAATGCATGGCGGTGAATTCTCTGGGCGTCATCAAGTGTGAGCAGCATTATAGTGAATGTAAGCGTCAACGTAGAGGAGTGTATGTGTGATGAGCAATGAGGCCGATGGCGGCTACTGGAAATCTGCCCGACAAGTAGTGTCACCCAACTGCGACGCTCGTCCAACGGAGGAAGTGTCGCTGTTGTTGATCCATGCGATTAGCCTTCCTCCTGGGCAGTTTAGTGGAGGCGCTATTGAGGCCTTGTTCACTAACCAATTAATCCCAGATGAGCACCCCTTTTTCGCAGAGATCGCCCATTTACGCGTATCGGCGCATTTTCTGATTCGACGCGATGGACAATGTGTGCAGTTTGTTGATACGAATCAGCGCGCCTGGCATGCCGGTCGTTCATGCTGGTGGGATAGCCGTGAACAAGCCTTACGCACAGCGCTGAATGATTTCTCCATTGGTATTGAACTGGAGGGAGATGATGTTACTCCATTTACGAAAGCGCAATACCGAGCGTTAGCAGCTGTGACTCAGTGGCTAATTGCACGTTACACACTGTTGAATAGGTCGCGCATTACCAGTCATGCTCATGTAGCACCGCTGAGAAAAACGGACCCAGGTCCAGCATTTGATTGGGCATATTTTGACCAATGTTTGGCTAGGAATGCAGTTTGATGCTGTGGGGAAATAGGCAATAAGTACTTAACCCATAAGTGAATAAAACGGTAGTTTGGTTACATTTCACTACCGTTTAGTCGTAATAGTGAAAGCGTGGGAAAGCTACTGCAAGTGGCTAATGTTGCGGTGCAATAGTTTGTTTTCGATGGGCTTTTTCAATGGGCTAGAATTGGCAGCGTGACGACTTTGCGGTATCTTCGCATATACAAAAGGCTAACATTTACGATATTTGTGTAGCTTTACTACATCTAAAGGCAAGTAGTTTGTTGAATGTAGTGCGAAAACTTTAGTGCGAAAACTTTCTGCACGATGCGCATGCATCGGCTATTTACTGGCTTGTGGTGGCTAAACACCGCAGCCGCCCCAGGCCCCATGGGTTGGCGGGGCTCATTGTCATTTATCGTCATTCGGAGAGACCTCTATGAGTCTGGAGACAAGAGAAGATCTCGATACGGTCGAAACCACGGAGTGGCTGGAATCCCTGGAATCTGTACTGGATCGTGAGGGCGAAGATCGTGCCCGCTACCTGATGACCCGCCTGGCGGATCGCCTGCGCCGGGACGGGATGAAGGTACCCTTCTCGGTGACAACCCCGCACCGTAATACGATCCCGGTTCACCGCGAAGCGCCGATGCCCGGCGATCTGTTTATGGAGCGCCGGATTCGCTCGTTGATCCGTTACAACGCCATTGCCCAGGTCATTCGCAACAACCGCGCTAACCCAGGCCTGGGCGGACACATCGCCAGCTTTATGTCGTCTGCCACGCTGTACGATGTGGGGTTCAACCACTTCTTCCGCGCCCCCAAAGGCGATTTTGAAGGCGACCTGATTTACATCCAGGGGCACGTAGCACCGGGTATTTACGCCCGCTCCTACCTGGAAGGCCGCCTGTCAGAAGAGCAGATGGACAAGTTCCGTCGCGAAGTTGATGGCGGTGGCCTCTCGTCTTACCCGCACCCCTGGTTGATGCCGGACTACTGGCAGTTCCCCACCGTGTCCATGGGCCTTGGCCCGATTCAAGCGATCTATCAAGCCCACGTGATGAAGTACCTGCATCACCGTGAGCTAAAAGACATGCACGACCGCAAGATCTGGTGCTTTATGGGCGACGGCGAGTGTGACGAGCCAGAATCCCTGGGTGCCATCTCCCTGGCGGGCCGCGAAAACCTCGACAACCTGATCTTCGTCATCAACTGCAACCTGCAGCGTCTGGACGGCCCGGTACGAGGCAACTCCCGCGTCATGGACGAGTTCGAAGGCGTGTTCCGCGGCGCCGGTTGGAACGTCATCAAAGTCGTCTGGGGCCGCCACTGGGATCCGCTGTTCGAAAAGGACAAAAAAGGCATCCTGCAAAAACGCATGGACGAAGCGGTCGACGGCGAATACCAGAACTACAAGGCCAATGGTGGCGCTTACACCCGCGAGCACTTCTTCGGTAAGTACCCCGAAACCGACGAAATGGTCAAAGACCTCTCCGACGACGACATCTGGAAGCTCAATCGCGGTGGCCACGACCCGTTCAAGGTCTACGCGGCCTACCACGAAGCGGTCAACCAAACCAACGGCAAACCCACCGTCATCCTGGCGCACACCGTCAAAGGCTACGGCATGGGCAGTGGCGATGGCGAAGCCGCCAACGAGTCCCACCAGGTCAAGAGCATGGAGTACGAAGCGCTGCGCAAATTCCGCGACCGCTTCGGCATCCCGCTCACCGACGAACAGCTCAAAGACGTGCCCTACTACAAGCCGGAAGAAGACTCCCCCGAGCTCAAGTACATGCACCTACAGCGCGAACGCCTCAACGGCTACCTGCCGAGCCGTCGCAGCGACTTTGAAGCCCTCGAGATCCCCAGCCTCGACGACAAAACCTTTGCCTCGCAAATGGTCGGCTCCAAAGGGCGTGAAGTCTCCACCACCATGGCCTTCGTACGGATTCTCAACGGCCTGGTAAAAGACAAACAGCTCGGCAAGCAGGTCGTACCGATTATCCCGGACGAAGCCCGTACCTTCGGTATGGAAGGCATGTTCCGTCAGCTCGGGATCTACACCTCCGAAGGGCAGAAATATGAGCCGGTCGATAAAGGCCAGATCATGTTCTACCGCGAAGACCAGAAGGGCCAGATCCTCGAGGAAGGCATCTCTGAAGCCGGCGCCATGTCCGCCTGGATCGCCGCTGCCACCTCCTACAGCAACAACAACGTCACCCTGCTGCCGTTCTACATCTACTACTCGATGTTCGGCTTCCAGCGTATCGGCGATTTGGCCTGGGCAGCCGGTGACCTGCAAGCCCGCGGCTTTATGGTCGGCGGCACCGCCGGGCGCACCACGCTCAACGGCGAAGGCCTACAGCACCAGGATGGACACAGCCTGATTCAGGCCTCCACCATCCCCAACTGCCGCAGCTACGACCCCACCTACGCCCACGAAGTCGCGGTCATCGTACAGGATGGTCTGAAGCGCATGTTCTCCGACAAAGAGAACTGCTTCTACTACCTCACCGTCATGAACGAAAACTACGAGCAGCCCGCCCTTGAGAACGTCCCCGCAGACGACATCATCAAAGGCATGTACCTGCTCAACGAAACCCAGGGCGACAAAGGCCGCGTCCAGCTACTGGGCTCCGGCACCATCCTGCGCGAAGTCGAAGCCGCCGCTGAGCTGCTGGCCAACGACTGGGGCATCGGCGCCGACATCTGGAGCGTCACCAGCTTCAACGAGCTGCGCCGCGAAGCCCTGCTGCTCGAGCGCGAAGCCTTCCTCAACCCCGACGCCGAGGCCACCAAGCCCCACGTCACCCAGTGCCTGGAAGGCCGCGACGGCCCGGTGATTGCCTCCACCGACTACATGAAACTCTACGCCGACCAGGTACGTGCCTGGGTGCCAAGCGACTACACCGTCCTGGGTACCGACGGCTTTGGCCGCTCCGACACCCGCGAGAAGCTGCGCTACTTCTTCGAAGTAGACCGCTACTTCGTCACCGTCGCAGCACTGCGTGCCCTGGCAGCGCGTGGCGAGATTGATCGCAAGCACGTCAGCGAAGCGCTGAAGAAGTACGGCATCGATGCCAACAAGCCCAACCCGCTGACCAGCTAAACCGCAGCCCGGCGGGCAACGGCCCGCCGGCTCGATCCGATTTGGAAGGAGCGCGACCTTGAGTAGCGAAATCATCAAAGTTCCCGACATCGGTGGCGATACCGATGTCGAAATCATCGAGATTGCGGTGTCAGAAGGCGACGTCATTGAAGCGGAAGACACCCTGATCACGTTAGAATCCGACAAAGCCAGCATGGACGTGCCCACGCCGAAAGGTGGCAAAGTCCTCAAAGTGCTGGTGAAAGAAGGCGACACCGTCTCCGAAGGCGACGATATCGTTGAGCTGGAAGTTGCAGGCAGCGCCAGTGACGAACCGTCGCCAGCCCCCGCGGAAAGCACCCCGCCAGCACAGGCCCCCGCCCAGCAGCAGGCACCGTCTGAGCCCGCCCCGGCAGCGAAAAAAGCCAGCGGCGGTAAGCAGACCGTTGGTATCAAAGTCGTTGATATCAAAGTACCGGACCTCGGCGGCTCGGACAGCGTTGAGATCATCGAAGTGGCGGTCAGCGCAGGCGATGAGGTTAACGCTGAAGACACCCTGATTACCCTGGAGTCCGACAAAGCCTCCATGGACGTGCCCAGCCCACACGGCGGCAAGATCGTGGCACTGACGGTCAAAGAGGGCGACACGGTGTCGGAAGGCGACGTGATCGGCCAGATGGAAATCGCCGGTGATGGCGACGCCGAAGAAGCGGCGCCTGCCCAGGAAGCTCAGTCAACGGCAGCCCGGGAGCCAGAAGAAACGGCGGCTGAAACTGAAGAAGAGGCTGGCAGCGGTGAGCCTGAGCGCAAAGAGATTCGTGTGCCGGATCTGTCTGGTTCTGCCGATGTGCCGATTATTGAGATCGGCGTTGCAGTTGGCGACGAAGTCAATGAAGAAGACCCGCTGATCACTCTGGAGTCTGACAAAGCCTCCATGGACGTGCCGAGCCCTTATAAAGGCAAGCTCTTGGAGCTTACTGTAAAAGAGGGTGACAGCGTCTCTGAAGGCGATGTGATCGGCTATATCGAAGTGGCTGCTAGTGGCGGTGCGAAAAAAGCCGCACCTAAAAAAGCAGCGCCAGAAAAAGCTCAGCCAGCTAGCGCTAGCAAGCCTGCTGCTTCTCCTTCTGGCACGCCAAGCCCAGAAGCGCAAATGGCGGCTCATAAGCCTCGCGATGGCAAGCTGGTACACGCAGGCCCAGCAGTGCGTATGCTGGCTCGTGAGCTCGGCGTTGACCTTGGCCTAGTTAAGCCCAGTGGTCCGAAAGAGCGGGTGCTCAAAGAGGACGTGCATGCCTATGTGAAGCAGGCCATTGCTAACCAGGGTAAAGCCCAGGCTGCGGCGCCTGCTGCCACTGGCGGCGCGGGCATTCCGGCGGTGCCGGAAGTTGACTTCAGCCAGTTTGGTGAAGTGGAAGAGAAGCCGATGGGCCGCCTGCTGAAAATGGGCGCGACCAATCTGCACCGTAGCTGGCTGAACGTGCCCCACGTGACCCAGTTTGACGAAGCAGACATCACTGAGCTTGAGAACTTCCGTAAAGCCATGAAGGCTGAGGTCGAAGCTCAGGGCGCCAAGCTAACGCCGTTGCCGTTTATGGTCAAAGCCTGTGCTTTTGCCCTGCGTAAATTCCCGCAGTTCAACGTCAGCCTGAAAGGCGATGGTGAAACGCTGGTATGGAAGAACTATGTGCATATCGGTATCGCCGTGGATACGCCCGATGGCCTGATGGTACCGGTTGTGCGCAACGCCGATAAGAAATCCTTGATTGAAATTGCCAAGGAGATGGCGGAGCTGGGTAAAAAGGCGCAAACCAAGAAGCTCAAGCGCGATGAGATGACCGGTGGCTGCTTTACCATTTCGAGCCTTGGCTCTATCGGTGGCACAGCGTTCACGCCGATCGTTAATGCACCGGAGGTAGCGATCCTGGGGGTGTCGAAAGCGCAAATGAAGCCGGTCTGGGATGGCAGTACCTTCCAGCCGCGTCTGATGATGCCGCTCTCGCTCTCTTATGACCACCGTGCAATCAACGGTGCGGATGCAGCGCGCTTTACCGCTTTCCTAGCGGATGTGTTGACAGATATTCGCCGCTTACTGCTGTAAGCGTTGTCGGAGCAAGCCACAAGCGGCGCCCTTTTAGGGCGCCGCTTGTGTTTATGGCAGACATACGTTGTCAAAATAAGGGTGACCAAAGTACAAGAAGTCGTCACTTTGCTGTTTTCACTCAAAAAAACGCTAAAAAATCGTGTTCTCAGGCTTTTGGGGAGTTGTGTCGCCTGAACGGCACGGTTATTGTCAATTCATCGACTTAGCTTGTTGCTAGCATTCAGATACTTTTATTCAAAAAACGATTATTCAAGGAGCAATGCCATGCGTTTAATCCTGTTGGGTGCCCCCGGCGCGGGGAAGGGGACTCAAGCTCAGTTTATTTGCGAGCAGTTTAAGATTCCCCAGATTTCCACCGGGGATATGCTGCGCGCGGCAATTAAGGATGGCACCGAGCTTGGCCTCAAAGTAAAAGAGATTATGAATAGCGGCGGATTAGTCTCGGATGAGATCATTATTGATCTGGTCAAAGAGCGGATTGGCCAGCCCGACTGCGAGAACGGCTTTCTATTCGATGGCTTTCCCCGCACGATTCCCCAAGCGGATGCAATGAAAGAGGGGGGCGTGAAACTTGATCACGTGCTGGAGATTGCCGTGCCTGATGAGGAGATTGTTAGCCGCTTGGCTGGTCGGCGTGTGCATCCAACATCGGGCCGGGTGTATCACATCGAGCACAACCCACCTAAAGAGCCTGGCATTGATGATGTGACTGGCGAAGTGCTGATTCAGCGTGAGGACGATCAAGAGTCCACCGTGCGTAATCGGTTGTCGGTGTACCACGACCAGACCGCTCCGCTAGTTGAGTACTATCAGCAGTGGGCAAAAGAGGATCCCCAAACCGCTCCTGAATACCACCGGGTGGAGGGTGTGGGGAGTGTTGCCGATATTACCCGCCAAGTAAAAGAAGCGCTTAACTAAGCGGTTTCTTGCTCAGGAATAATCACTCGATGACCCGCCTTGTGCGGGTCATCGCGGTTTGGGCGATGCGCGGGGTATAAGATGCATGGGTGTAAGATGCACAGGTATAATAAATGTCTATTTCTACTGGGTGCAAAACGGCTATGTCATCACTCCTTCTTGCGCTGGACGCTTCATCTAGCGCCTGCTCAGCAGCGCTGCTACGCCAACAGGGAACGCAGCGTGAGTGCCTAGCGCGCTTTGAATTAACGCCGCGGGCTCATACTCGTCGACTGATGCCCATGGTGGATGAAGTATTAGCGGAAGCACAAGTTTCTCCCCAGCAGCTTGATGCGATAGCGTTTGGACGCGGCCCCGGATCGTTCACCGGCCTGCGTATTGCCGCCGGGGCTGCCCAGGGCTTGGCATTTGGCTTGGATTGCCCCCTTGTAGGCGTTTCGACGCTGGAAGCGCTGGCATTACAGGCCCATCGCCGCTATCACTTTCGCCATCTTGTCACAGCACTTGATGCACGTATGGGTGAAATCTACGTAGCTACCTGGCACTGCTTAAACGATTGCGTAAGCCGACAAAGTGAGGAGGCGGTATTGGCGCCAGCTGGATTGCGTTTACCACCAGAGGAGATCGACTGGGTAGGCGTTGGGTCAGGTTTTAGCCTTTGGGAGCAGTTCAGCGCTGGTGTTCAGGCAAGCATGTCCCAACACCTTGTCGACCTTGAGCCAAGAGCAGAAGAGATGGCTTGGCTGGCCATGCGCGATCTAGAGGCTGGCTTGGGGCAGGTAGCCCATGAGGCGCAGCCAGTTTATCTACGTAATGATGTGGCTTGGAAAAAGCCCGCATGAGCCAGATGGTGACTCCTGATATGCTGCCACCAGGTTTGACGCTTGACTATGTGAATGGTCAGCTAGCGCTTGTTGGCGATGAGCACCAGTATGGCAAGCCATTAAGTGTGGACTTTGCCGCGGGCAAAGCTGCTCATCGCCGCCAGTTTGGCGGTGGCCGGGGCCAGCTAGTTGCGAAAGCCTGTGGGTTGGCCAAAGGGGTAACGCCTAGCGTCGTGGATGCTACCGCAGGATTAGGGCGTGATGCCTTTGTATTGGCAAGCCTAGGCGCACCGGTGCTGCTTATTGAACGGGTGGCAGCCATTGCAGCACTACTTCAAGATGGGCTCGCTAGAGCCGCGCAATCGGAAGACATCGCACATATTGCTGCGCGTATGGCGCTTTGCCACGGTGATGCCGCCGATCAGTTAGCAGTGCTAGTGGCGGATGCGGCCTTCGACCCACAGGTCATCCACCTTGACCCCATGTTCCCTCATCGCGAAAAATCAGCGCTGGTGAAAAAAGAGATGCGCCTGTTTCGTGAGTTGGCCGGTGACGATAACGATGCTCCGCGGCTGCTTGAAGCAGCGCTTGATGTGGCTACGCATCGCGTTGTTGTTAAAAGGCCTCGTAAGGCGCCGCCCATTGAGGGGCCTTCTCCGCAGCATACACTTGAGGGTAAAACGAGCCGCTACGACCTCTATGTCCATCGGTCGCTAACCCGCTGAGTGTTATTAATTACCCCGAGGATTAAGCCCTCTGGAAATAAGTCCTCTGGAAATAAGGAGCCTCTATGCAGCATGAGTGGCGAGAAGGGAATCGCGTTACCCTGTTGCCAGAAGCATCCCGCTTTCTGCCTGCCATGTTTGATGCGGTACAGCATGCTCAACACTATGTGCTGGTTGAACTCTATCTTATGGAGTCGGGCAGGCTCGCTGACAAAGTGTGTGAGGTGCTTATTGGCGCTGCCAAGCGGGGGGTAAAGGTTTATCTATTGCTGGATGGCTATGGCGCTATGGGATTGGGGCGCGAGGAGCGTTCCCGTTTACAGCGAGCTGGCATTCAATTGCGTTTTTTCAATCCTGTTGGTTTTCATTCACTGGCGCGTAACTTAAGCCGCGACCACCGTAAAATTGTCGTAGTAGACGGTGATGTTGCCTTTACCGGTGGTTTTGGTGCGGTAGATGATTTCTTGAGCGCTTGGTATGAAATTGCGGTGCGCATGGAAGGCCCGGTAGTAGCTGATTGGGAAAAGTTATTTCGTCGCCTATGGCGTTCACGCTTAACCCGCGCGGAAAAGGAGTATTCAACACAGCGTAACAGCGATAATAAGGCAACGCTGGTTGATCAACGGTTTCCTAAGCGCTACCCGGATGGCGTGCAAGGGCGCGTAATGTCGGCTAGGGGGTATCGCTACCAGGCGATACGGCACTCACTGTATGGGCGAGTCAGTCAGGCCAGCGAACGGCTGTGGCTCTGTA encodes the following:
- the nadC gene encoding carboxylating nicotinate-nucleotide diphosphorylase, coding for MHYQTALAEEIRSSAAHLLAEDVGPGDITAQLIPENQWATAKVITREAAVLCGVAWVDEIFRRLDNRVTLRWQAADGDLLDADQCFLELEGPARSLLTGERAALNVLQTLSATATATRRYVDLIEGTSVRLLDTRKTLPGMRLAQKYAVTCGGGHNHRIGLWDAFLIKENHIAACGGIQAAVAQARKLASDLQVEVEVETFEELDQALAAGADIIMLDNFALEDLHVAVEINGGRATLEASGNVDATTLKAIAETGVDCISSGALTKDIKSIDLSMRITQTFNV
- the ampD gene encoding 1,6-anhydro-N-acetylmuramyl-L-alanine amidase AmpD, with the protein product MSNEADGGYWKSARQVVSPNCDARPTEEVSLLLIHAISLPPGQFSGGAIEALFTNQLIPDEHPFFAEIAHLRVSAHFLIRRDGQCVQFVDTNQRAWHAGRSCWWDSREQALRTALNDFSIGIELEGDDVTPFTKAQYRALAAVTQWLIARYTLLNRSRITSHAHVAPLRKTDPGPAFDWAYFDQCLARNAV
- the aceE gene encoding pyruvate dehydrogenase (acetyl-transferring), homodimeric type, yielding MSLETREDLDTVETTEWLESLESVLDREGEDRARYLMTRLADRLRRDGMKVPFSVTTPHRNTIPVHREAPMPGDLFMERRIRSLIRYNAIAQVIRNNRANPGLGGHIASFMSSATLYDVGFNHFFRAPKGDFEGDLIYIQGHVAPGIYARSYLEGRLSEEQMDKFRREVDGGGLSSYPHPWLMPDYWQFPTVSMGLGPIQAIYQAHVMKYLHHRELKDMHDRKIWCFMGDGECDEPESLGAISLAGRENLDNLIFVINCNLQRLDGPVRGNSRVMDEFEGVFRGAGWNVIKVVWGRHWDPLFEKDKKGILQKRMDEAVDGEYQNYKANGGAYTREHFFGKYPETDEMVKDLSDDDIWKLNRGGHDPFKVYAAYHEAVNQTNGKPTVILAHTVKGYGMGSGDGEAANESHQVKSMEYEALRKFRDRFGIPLTDEQLKDVPYYKPEEDSPELKYMHLQRERLNGYLPSRRSDFEALEIPSLDDKTFASQMVGSKGREVSTTMAFVRILNGLVKDKQLGKQVVPIIPDEARTFGMEGMFRQLGIYTSEGQKYEPVDKGQIMFYREDQKGQILEEGISEAGAMSAWIAAATSYSNNNVTLLPFYIYYSMFGFQRIGDLAWAAGDLQARGFMVGGTAGRTTLNGEGLQHQDGHSLIQASTIPNCRSYDPTYAHEVAVIVQDGLKRMFSDKENCFYYLTVMNENYEQPALENVPADDIIKGMYLLNETQGDKGRVQLLGSGTILREVEAAAELLANDWGIGADIWSVTSFNELRREALLLEREAFLNPDAEATKPHVTQCLEGRDGPVIASTDYMKLYADQVRAWVPSDYTVLGTDGFGRSDTREKLRYFFEVDRYFVTVAALRALAARGEIDRKHVSEALKKYGIDANKPNPLTS
- the aceF gene encoding dihydrolipoyllysine-residue acetyltransferase, whose protein sequence is MSSEIIKVPDIGGDTDVEIIEIAVSEGDVIEAEDTLITLESDKASMDVPTPKGGKVLKVLVKEGDTVSEGDDIVELEVAGSASDEPSPAPAESTPPAQAPAQQQAPSEPAPAAKKASGGKQTVGIKVVDIKVPDLGGSDSVEIIEVAVSAGDEVNAEDTLITLESDKASMDVPSPHGGKIVALTVKEGDTVSEGDVIGQMEIAGDGDAEEAAPAQEAQSTAAREPEETAAETEEEAGSGEPERKEIRVPDLSGSADVPIIEIGVAVGDEVNEEDPLITLESDKASMDVPSPYKGKLLELTVKEGDSVSEGDVIGYIEVAASGGAKKAAPKKAAPEKAQPASASKPAASPSGTPSPEAQMAAHKPRDGKLVHAGPAVRMLARELGVDLGLVKPSGPKERVLKEDVHAYVKQAIANQGKAQAAAPAATGGAGIPAVPEVDFSQFGEVEEKPMGRLLKMGATNLHRSWLNVPHVTQFDEADITELENFRKAMKAEVEAQGAKLTPLPFMVKACAFALRKFPQFNVSLKGDGETLVWKNYVHIGIAVDTPDGLMVPVVRNADKKSLIEIAKEMAELGKKAQTKKLKRDEMTGGCFTISSLGSIGGTAFTPIVNAPEVAILGVSKAQMKPVWDGSTFQPRLMMPLSLSYDHRAINGADAARFTAFLADVLTDIRRLLL
- the adk gene encoding adenylate kinase, which encodes MRLILLGAPGAGKGTQAQFICEQFKIPQISTGDMLRAAIKDGTELGLKVKEIMNSGGLVSDEIIIDLVKERIGQPDCENGFLFDGFPRTIPQADAMKEGGVKLDHVLEIAVPDEEIVSRLAGRRVHPTSGRVYHIEHNPPKEPGIDDVTGEVLIQREDDQESTVRNRLSVYHDQTAPLVEYYQQWAKEDPQTAPEYHRVEGVGSVADITRQVKEALN
- the tsaB gene encoding tRNA (adenosine(37)-N6)-threonylcarbamoyltransferase complex dimerization subunit type 1 TsaB — encoded protein: MSSLLLALDASSSACSAALLRQQGTQRECLARFELTPRAHTRRLMPMVDEVLAEAQVSPQQLDAIAFGRGPGSFTGLRIAAGAAQGLAFGLDCPLVGVSTLEALALQAHRRYHFRHLVTALDARMGEIYVATWHCLNDCVSRQSEEAVLAPAGLRLPPEEIDWVGVGSGFSLWEQFSAGVQASMSQHLVDLEPRAEEMAWLAMRDLEAGLGQVAHEAQPVYLRNDVAWKKPA
- a CDS encoding class I SAM-dependent methyltransferase → MSQMVTPDMLPPGLTLDYVNGQLALVGDEHQYGKPLSVDFAAGKAAHRRQFGGGRGQLVAKACGLAKGVTPSVVDATAGLGRDAFVLASLGAPVLLIERVAAIAALLQDGLARAAQSEDIAHIAARMALCHGDAADQLAVLVADAAFDPQVIHLDPMFPHREKSALVKKEMRLFRELAGDDNDAPRLLEAALDVATHRVVVKRPRKAPPIEGPSPQHTLEGKTSRYDLYVHRSLTR
- a CDS encoding phospholipase D-like domain-containing protein, with amino-acid sequence MQHEWREGNRVTLLPEASRFLPAMFDAVQHAQHYVLVELYLMESGRLADKVCEVLIGAAKRGVKVYLLLDGYGAMGLGREERSRLQRAGIQLRFFNPVGFHSLARNLSRDHRKIVVVDGDVAFTGGFGAVDDFLSAWYEIAVRMEGPVVADWEKLFRRLWRSRLTRAEKEYSTQRNSDNKATLVDQRFPKRYPDGVQGRVMSARGYRYQAIRHSLYGRVSQASERLWLCTPYFVPTFSLRRRLARAARRGIDVRLLLPGSEHDHPGVRYAGQRYYQGLLKAGVRIYEFQPTFIHAKFVLVDNWVSIGSCNFDHWNLHWNLEANQEIESGVVADEIRALFERNFAVSQEVDAAAWAARPWGQRAKEWVYGMLNAMVTRLK